One region of Desulfovibrio sp. JC010 genomic DNA includes:
- the fmt gene encoding methionyl-tRNA formyltransferase, with protein MAEKRWKIVFMGTPDFASTILEYLVEWDGCEVIGAYTQPDRKSGRGQKVNHSAVKKVALKNDIPVYQPVNFKDEKDVEELRALEPDFLVVAAYGLILPQAVLDIPAVMPINVHASLLPKYRGAAPIHRSVANGDHATGITIMKMEAGLDTGPILVQQALGIAWDDFTGKVHDELADMGGPLVMETLLRYQDGRLTVLPQDDSIATYADKLSKEEGLIDWNLPVKEVHNKIRGMYPWPGAFYFWTPEDKDPIRLVLSPGKPGDEEVGDHAPGTIVGEFDGMLGIACQDKIYLASKVKPAGKKEMDGKAFICGYLNKC; from the coding sequence ATGGCTGAAAAACGCTGGAAAATAGTTTTCATGGGCACCCCGGACTTTGCGTCCACCATCCTCGAATACCTCGTGGAATGGGACGGATGTGAAGTTATCGGAGCTTATACCCAGCCGGACCGCAAAAGTGGCCGCGGACAGAAGGTAAATCATTCCGCAGTCAAGAAAGTTGCGCTGAAAAACGATATTCCCGTTTACCAGCCTGTTAACTTCAAGGACGAAAAGGATGTTGAAGAACTGCGCGCGCTGGAGCCGGATTTTCTGGTGGTTGCGGCCTACGGGCTGATCCTGCCCCAGGCTGTGCTGGACATCCCGGCAGTGATGCCCATCAACGTGCATGCATCCCTGCTGCCCAAGTATCGCGGTGCCGCACCCATTCATCGCTCTGTTGCCAATGGCGACCACGCCACCGGGATCACCATCATGAAGATGGAAGCGGGCCTTGATACCGGGCCGATTCTGGTTCAGCAGGCCCTCGGCATTGCCTGGGACGACTTTACCGGAAAAGTACATGACGAACTTGCTGATATGGGCGGACCGCTGGTCATGGAAACCCTGCTGCGCTATCAGGATGGTCGTCTGACTGTTCTGCCGCAGGATGATTCCATCGCCACCTACGCTGACAAGCTGAGTAAGGAAGAAGGGCTGATCGATTGGAATCTTCCGGTCAAGGAAGTGCACAACAAAATTCGGGGCATGTATCCGTGGCCCGGTGCTTTTTACTTCTGGACTCCCGAAGACAAAGATCCCATCCGCCTCGTGCTTTCTCCCGGCAAGCCCGGTGATGAAGAGGTCGGCGATCACGCGCCCGGAACCATTGTCGGCGAATTTGACGGCATGCTCGGCATCGCCTGTCAGGACAAGATTTACCTCGCATCAAAGGTCAAGCCAGCCGGAAAGAAAGAAATGGACGGCAAAGCTTTTATTTGTGGGTATTTAAATAAATGCTAA
- a CDS encoding pentapeptide repeat-containing protein has protein sequence MANPEHLKILEQGVEVWNRWRAENPDIKPDLQNEKFKFRFDQKQTPQGGGFVQGQIVGAQFKNINFTKTNLKGAQLIGADLRGAHLQGANLERAKLSRTRLQGADFGGARFNKAILADADFEGARLYNVKFTNTVLWSANLKNTDCIGADFRGADLANTDLSGAKVAKVKYDNTMRCLATNVQNCIGSQHFVRHVKDLEYIQETKSKNIWKYRFWKWTSDCGRSIWRWAALAMGLAAFFGAVYANYEVWPFVPDWFGLHDLLIKINPEIEFNEAMQVNIFTPYYFSTVTFTTLGFGDVTPLNLAGQIWLCLEVIVGYFMLGGLITLFATKMVRQSG, from the coding sequence GTGGCAAATCCTGAGCATCTCAAAATTTTAGAGCAAGGTGTTGAAGTCTGGAACCGTTGGCGGGCCGAAAACCCGGACATAAAACCGGACCTTCAAAATGAAAAATTCAAGTTCAGGTTTGATCAAAAGCAGACTCCGCAGGGTGGAGGATTTGTGCAGGGTCAAATTGTGGGGGCGCAATTTAAAAATATTAATTTTACAAAGACCAACCTTAAAGGAGCGCAGCTAATCGGGGCAGATCTAAGAGGAGCACACTTGCAGGGAGCGAATCTTGAAAGGGCCAAACTCAGCAGGACCCGGCTTCAGGGAGCGGATTTCGGCGGAGCCAGATTCAACAAAGCCATACTCGCGGATGCGGATTTTGAAGGCGCGAGGCTTTATAATGTAAAATTTACCAATACTGTCCTCTGGTCGGCAAACTTGAAAAACACGGACTGTATCGGTGCTGATTTCAGAGGAGCAGACCTTGCTAACACGGACCTTTCAGGGGCAAAAGTAGCGAAAGTTAAATATGACAACACGATGCGCTGTCTTGCGACCAATGTTCAAAACTGTATCGGAAGCCAGCATTTTGTACGTCACGTTAAGGATCTGGAATACATTCAGGAAACAAAATCCAAGAATATCTGGAAATATAGATTCTGGAAATGGACCTCGGATTGTGGGAGATCCATCTGGCGCTGGGCTGCTCTGGCTATGGGGCTGGCTGCGTTTTTCGGTGCTGTATATGCCAATTATGAAGTCTGGCCCTTTGTGCCTGACTGGTTCGGCCTGCATGACCTGCTGATAAAAATCAACCCCGAAATTGAGTTCAATGAGGCAATGCAGGTCAATATTTTTACCCCGTATTATTTCAGCACAGTTACTTTCACCACTCTCGGCTTCGGGGATGTTACACCGCTAAACCTTGCCGGGCAGATATGGCTCTGCCTTGAGGTTATTGTGGGCTACTTCATGCTTGGCGGGCTCATAACCCTGTTTGCCACCAAGATGGTCCGCCAGAGTGGGTAG
- a CDS encoding type II toxin-antitoxin system RelE/ParE family toxin, producing the protein MSSNQRQLFWVGSSRKDLLSQPHEVRQCVGYALHVVQNGRQPDNSKPFKQGGAGVMEIVVNHDSDTFRTMYVAKLQKGIYVLHSFQKKSKSGKATPKPDIDKIQARYKEALEADKD; encoded by the coding sequence ATGAGTTCTAATCAACGTCAGTTGTTCTGGGTAGGTAGCAGCAGAAAAGACCTTTTGAGTCAGCCCCATGAGGTGCGGCAGTGTGTCGGGTATGCCTTGCATGTGGTGCAAAACGGCAGGCAACCGGACAATTCAAAACCTTTCAAACAGGGCGGGGCCGGGGTGATGGAAATTGTCGTTAACCATGACTCCGACACATTCAGGACCATGTACGTGGCGAAGTTGCAAAAAGGAATTTACGTTTTACATTCATTTCAGAAAAAATCCAAAAGCGGGAAAGCCACACCCAAGCCGGATATTGATAAAATTCAGGCCAGATATAAAGAGGCTCTGGAAGCGGATAAAGATTAA
- the cysK gene encoding cysteine synthase A: protein MNIHENMISLVGGTPLVRLNKVTDGCVANVIAKLEFYNPCSSVKDRIGASMIEEAEKRGDLKPGATVVEPTSGNTGIGLAFVCAVKGYKLVLTMPESMSQERKDLLKGFGAELVLTPAAQGMTGAVNKAKEIADADPDAFMPMQFGNTDNPLAHRNKTVNEIWDDTDGKIDIFVAGVGTGGTITGVGEELKKRKPSIKIVAVEPEKSPVISGGKAGPHGIQGIGAGFVPDVLQTEVIDEIIKVADEDGVAMARRLMQEEGILCGISAGAAAHAAVEIAKREENKDKLVVFVVPDTGERYLSTALFKD, encoded by the coding sequence ATGAATATACATGAAAATATGATCTCACTGGTAGGGGGAACCCCTCTAGTCAGACTTAATAAAGTTACTGATGGATGCGTTGCTAACGTCATCGCCAAGCTGGAATTTTACAATCCCTGCTCATCCGTAAAAGACCGTATCGGTGCTTCCATGATTGAGGAAGCGGAAAAGCGCGGTGATTTGAAACCGGGCGCGACGGTTGTGGAACCCACCAGCGGTAATACCGGAATCGGGCTGGCCTTTGTCTGCGCGGTGAAGGGCTACAAGCTGGTGCTGACCATGCCCGAATCAATGAGTCAGGAACGCAAAGACCTGCTTAAGGGCTTCGGTGCCGAGCTGGTGCTGACTCCGGCTGCGCAGGGCATGACCGGGGCGGTGAACAAGGCCAAGGAAATTGCGGACGCCGACCCGGATGCATTCATGCCCATGCAGTTCGGCAATACAGATAATCCGCTGGCCCACCGTAATAAAACCGTCAACGAAATCTGGGATGATACTGACGGGAAGATTGATATTTTCGTAGCCGGAGTGGGTACCGGGGGTACCATCACCGGAGTCGGTGAAGAGCTGAAGAAACGCAAGCCCTCCATTAAAATTGTTGCGGTTGAGCCGGAAAAGTCCCCGGTCATTTCCGGCGGCAAGGCCGGACCGCACGGCATTCAGGGCATCGGAGCCGGATTTGTGCCGGATGTGCTGCAGACTGAAGTCATCGACGAGATCATCAAGGTTGCGGACGAAGACGGTGTAGCCATGGCCCGCAGACTCATGCAGGAAGAAGGAATTTTATGCGGTATCTCTGCCGGGGCAGCAGCCCATGCGGCAGTGGAGATCGCAAAACGTGAGGAAAACAAAGATAAACTTGTGGTGTTTGTGGTTCCCGATACAGGCGAACGTTACCTAAGCACCGCGCTGTTTAAGGATTAA
- the aspS gene encoding aspartate--tRNA ligase translates to MSEQIEERDYDEYRVIESLGDWERTHSCNQITAANMGEKVLIMGWVQFRRDHGGLIFIDLRDREGLTQVVFSPEHNAGAHERAHAIRSEYVVAIKGEVRERPDGMRNENLTTGEIEIVVDEWKLLNTSETPPFAIEDRSDASEMLRLKYRFLDLRRPTLAKNFILRNKAAQSVRRYLDNLGFLEIETPVLTKSTPEGARDFLVPSRMNNGDFYALPQSPQLFKQMLMVSGMDRYFQIVKCFRDEDLRADRQPEFTQIDIEMSFVNEEQVMGMAEEMVRTVFKETIETELPASFPRMSYADAIRDYGCDKPDVRFDLKLQEATDIFKGSDFKVFASSELIKILRVPNGAELSRKEIDEYTKFVEIYGSKGLAWIKVKEDGEWQSPIVKFFSEEECAKLRELTDCQPGDILFFQAGAADIVNAALAALRIKIGERFELIDESKFAPLWVTDFPLLEYNADEKRYVARHHPFTSPQEGQIDELADKPAEALARAYDLVMNGYEVGGGSIRIHTPEMQEKMFAALGIDEEEARAKFGFLMDALQFGAPPHGGIAFGLDRLIMILCGAKSIRDVIAFPKTQKATCLMTEAPSGVSATQLRELGVRLREKKEA, encoded by the coding sequence ATGTCTGAACAGATTGAAGAACGCGATTACGATGAATACCGGGTAATTGAATCCCTCGGCGACTGGGAACGCACCCACAGCTGCAACCAGATCACCGCGGCAAACATGGGCGAAAAAGTCCTGATCATGGGCTGGGTACAGTTCCGCCGTGACCACGGCGGTCTGATCTTCATCGACCTGCGCGACCGTGAAGGTCTCACCCAGGTTGTTTTCAGCCCCGAGCACAATGCTGGCGCCCACGAACGCGCCCATGCCATCCGCTCCGAATACGTGGTCGCCATCAAAGGAGAAGTTCGCGAACGCCCCGACGGCATGCGTAACGAAAACCTGACCACCGGTGAAATCGAAATCGTTGTTGATGAATGGAAACTGCTCAACACTTCCGAAACTCCTCCCTTCGCCATTGAAGACCGCTCCGACGCTTCCGAAATGCTGCGTCTGAAATACCGTTTTCTGGACCTGCGCCGCCCCACCCTTGCCAAGAACTTCATCCTGCGCAACAAGGCCGCCCAGTCCGTACGCCGTTACCTCGACAATCTCGGTTTCCTTGAAATAGAGACCCCGGTACTGACCAAATCCACCCCCGAAGGTGCCCGTGACTTCCTCGTACCCAGCCGCATGAACAACGGTGATTTCTATGCCCTGCCGCAGTCCCCGCAGCTCTTCAAGCAGATGCTTATGGTTTCCGGCATGGACCGTTATTTCCAGATCGTTAAATGCTTCCGTGACGAAGACCTCCGCGCAGACCGTCAGCCCGAATTCACCCAGATCGATATCGAGATGAGCTTCGTCAACGAAGAGCAGGTCATGGGCATGGCTGAAGAAATGGTCCGCACCGTCTTCAAAGAGACCATCGAAACCGAACTGCCCGCATCCTTCCCCCGCATGAGCTACGCAGACGCCATACGCGATTACGGTTGCGACAAGCCGGACGTACGTTTCGACCTCAAGCTTCAGGAAGCCACTGACATCTTCAAGGGTTCCGACTTCAAGGTCTTCGCCAGCTCCGAGCTGATCAAGATCCTGCGCGTACCCAACGGTGCCGAGCTTTCCCGTAAGGAAATCGACGAATACACCAAATTCGTTGAAATCTACGGTTCCAAGGGCCTCGCATGGATCAAGGTCAAGGAAGACGGCGAATGGCAGTCTCCCATCGTCAAATTCTTCTCCGAAGAAGAATGCGCCAAGCTGCGTGAACTGACCGACTGCCAGCCCGGCGACATCCTCTTCTTCCAGGCCGGAGCAGCCGACATCGTCAACGCCGCTCTCGCCGCCCTGCGTATCAAGATCGGTGAACGTTTTGAACTCATCGATGAGTCCAAGTTCGCACCCCTCTGGGTTACCGACTTCCCGCTGCTTGAGTACAACGCTGACGAAAAACGGTACGTTGCCCGCCACCATCCCTTCACCTCTCCGCAGGAAGGGCAGATTGACGAACTGGCCGACAAGCCTGCTGAAGCACTCGCCCGTGCATACGACCTCGTTATGAACGGCTACGAAGTAGGTGGCGGTTCCATCCGTATCCATACCCCGGAAATGCAGGAAAAAATGTTTGCAGCTCTGGGTATCGACGAAGAAGAAGCCCGCGCCAAGTTCGGCTTCCTCATGGACGCGCTCCAGTTCGGCGCACCGCCGCATGGTGGTATTGCTTTTGGTCTGGACAGACTTATTATGATTCTGTGCGGTGCCAAATCCATCAGGGACGTTATCGCTTTCCCCAAAACTCAGAAAGCAACCTGCCTGATGACCGAAGCACCGTCCGGCGTATCCGCTACCCAGCTCCGTGAGCTTGGTGTACGCCTGCGTGAGAAAAAAGAAGCATAA
- the hisS gene encoding histidine--tRNA ligase, which yields MAKIQKIKGVADLFPEDSARYAFMEKTARDVFTSYGFGELRTPILEKTELFCRSIGEETDVVQKEMYTFPDRKNRSLTMRPEATAGVVRAYVENKIYQPGKVSKFFTFGPMFRYERPQAGRMRQFHQINAEVFGASEPQADAEVLLMLSGFLKGIGLEKLSFELNSLGCPECRPKYNQALKDFFNSLDKSELCDDCQRRVDTNPLRVLDCKVKRCKELTKDAPSIPDHLCTECRDHFDVVISLIDEAGLEYTLNPRLVRGLDYYQRTTFEVTSGDIGAQTAVAGGGRYDGLVESLGGPKKVPGIGFACGMERLAMLLEGEYEAATDFYVALVDERASKDALIFGEKLRRSGLKGEVGFTAKSMKAQLRHANKINAAKCFIFGADEYENGTVTIKDMTEGGEQETVSRTDYFK from the coding sequence ATGGCAAAAATACAGAAAATCAAAGGCGTTGCAGACCTTTTCCCAGAGGATAGCGCGAGATATGCGTTCATGGAAAAGACCGCGAGGGATGTTTTCACCTCTTACGGTTTCGGTGAACTGAGGACTCCGATCCTCGAAAAGACCGAACTTTTCTGCCGCTCCATCGGTGAAGAAACCGATGTGGTGCAGAAAGAAATGTACACCTTCCCCGACCGTAAGAACCGCTCCCTGACCATGCGTCCGGAAGCGACTGCCGGGGTTGTCCGCGCTTACGTGGAGAATAAGATCTACCAGCCGGGCAAGGTAAGCAAATTTTTCACCTTCGGTCCCATGTTCCGCTACGAGCGGCCGCAGGCCGGACGCATGCGCCAGTTTCACCAGATCAATGCCGAGGTCTTCGGCGCATCCGAGCCGCAGGCCGATGCCGAAGTCCTGCTCATGCTTTCCGGCTTCCTGAAGGGAATCGGTCTGGAAAAACTTTCCTTTGAGCTGAACTCCCTTGGCTGCCCTGAGTGCCGTCCCAAGTACAATCAGGCTCTCAAGGATTTTTTCAATTCCCTCGACAAGAGCGAACTTTGCGATGACTGCCAACGCCGCGTGGACACCAACCCGTTGCGTGTACTCGACTGCAAGGTCAAAAGATGCAAGGAGCTGACCAAGGATGCTCCCTCCATTCCCGACCACCTCTGCACCGAGTGCCGCGATCATTTTGATGTAGTCATCAGCCTGATCGATGAAGCCGGACTGGAATACACCCTCAATCCACGTCTCGTGCGCGGACTTGATTACTACCAGCGCACCACTTTCGAAGTCACTTCCGGTGACATCGGAGCGCAGACCGCTGTTGCAGGCGGCGGACGTTACGACGGCCTTGTGGAGTCCCTCGGCGGCCCCAAGAAGGTGCCGGGTATCGGTTTTGCCTGCGGTATGGAACGTCTGGCCATGCTGCTGGAAGGTGAATACGAAGCAGCCACTGATTTTTACGTGGCCCTTGTGGACGAAAGAGCTTCCAAGGACGCACTCATCTTTGGTGAAAAGCTGCGCCGAAGCGGCCTGAAAGGTGAAGTGGGTTTCACTGCCAAGAGCATGAAAGCCCAGCTGCGCCACGCCAACAAGATCAATGCAGCGAAGTGTTTCATCTTCGGTGCTGACGAATATGAAAACGGAACGGTCACCATTAAGGATATGACCGAAGGCGGCGAACAGGAGACTGTCAGCCGTACCGACTATTTCAAATAA
- a CDS encoding DUF2628 domain-containing protein, producing the protein MEMITSQDYNEYIGPNAGKYLFNFAKFQQLRDGFTVTWHWPAFLFGFWWFLYRKMYFWAAITFLIGFLPFGNFIAQIGYGMSAYFFYYRDSTAKIGAIKSTAPVGGASIIMRDTGGVHGWVKIVGLLCFFLQPLWIFFMSLFFGSAFIFSFHQVVV; encoded by the coding sequence ATGGAAATGATCACTTCACAGGATTACAACGAATATATCGGCCCCAATGCGGGCAAATACCTTTTCAACTTTGCCAAGTTCCAGCAGCTGCGTGACGGTTTTACCGTAACATGGCACTGGCCCGCATTTCTGTTCGGGTTCTGGTGGTTCCTGTACCGTAAGATGTACTTCTGGGCCGCTATAACATTCTTGATCGGCTTTCTGCCCTTCGGTAATTTCATTGCCCAGATCGGCTACGGCATGAGCGCGTATTTCTTTTACTACCGCGACAGTACAGCCAAGATCGGGGCCATTAAATCAACCGCTCCCGTGGGCGGGGCTTCGATCATTATGCGCGATACCGGCGGGGTGCACGGCTGGGTCAAAATTGTGGGTCTGCTCTGCTTTTTCCTGCAGCCGCTCTGGATATTCTTTATGTCTCTTTTCTTCGGAAGTGCTTTCATCTTTTCTTTCCACCAAGTTGTGGTATAA
- a CDS encoding CopG family ribbon-helix-helix protein: MPTKQISIRTNPELVVKLDKLATATQRSRSHLVNQAMEEFVAREAWQIAEIEKALKEADAGDFATEAELEAMDKKWMRNAR; encoded by the coding sequence ATGCCGACAAAACAAATATCAATTCGTACTAACCCGGAATTAGTTGTAAAATTAGATAAATTGGCGACTGCCACCCAAAGAAGCAGATCGCATCTGGTTAATCAGGCCATGGAGGAGTTCGTTGCACGGGAAGCATGGCAGATAGCTGAAATTGAAAAAGCTTTGAAAGAAGCTGACGCAGGGGATTTCGCTACCGAAGCAGAGCTTGAAGCTATGGATAAGAAGTGGATGAGAAATGCGCGTTAA
- the epsC gene encoding serine O-acetyltransferase EpsC → MVSKIGGSVLTKVVDALCEEESYQTVYHMPEHDRPMPSVDALGEFVERLRAVIFPGYFGDSEIRPETMRYHIGGNLDVAYRILEEQILRGHCFFCTADEMNCMNCEADAQRIASQFMEKLPEIRRLLATDVQAAYVGDPASKSPGETIFCYPSIIAMTHHRIAHELYKLNVDLIPRIIGEMAHSKTGIDIHPGAQVGEHFFIDHGTGTVIGETCIIGRNVRLYQGVTLGAKSFPSDDSGQLIKGIPRHPIVEDDVIVYSGATILGRVTIGEGSVIGGNVWVTKSVEAGARLLQR, encoded by the coding sequence ATGGTTAGTAAAATCGGCGGCTCTGTGCTGACGAAGGTTGTGGACGCTCTTTGTGAGGAAGAGTCATATCAGACTGTATATCACATGCCTGAACATGACCGTCCCATGCCTTCTGTGGATGCATTGGGCGAATTTGTGGAAAGGCTGCGGGCGGTGATTTTCCCCGGTTATTTCGGGGATTCCGAAATCCGGCCCGAAACCATGCGCTACCATATCGGGGGAAACCTTGATGTGGCCTACCGGATTCTGGAAGAACAGATTCTGCGCGGACACTGTTTTTTCTGCACTGCCGATGAAATGAACTGTATGAACTGTGAGGCCGATGCGCAGCGCATTGCCTCGCAGTTTATGGAAAAGCTGCCCGAAATCCGCCGTCTGCTGGCGACTGACGTACAGGCCGCCTATGTCGGCGACCCCGCGTCCAAAAGTCCGGGCGAGACCATTTTCTGCTACCCCAGCATCATCGCCATGACCCATCACCGTATCGCCCATGAGCTTTACAAACTGAACGTGGACCTCATTCCGCGTATCATCGGTGAAATGGCCCATTCCAAAACCGGGATCGATATCCACCCCGGCGCGCAGGTGGGTGAACATTTCTTCATCGACCACGGCACAGGTACGGTCATCGGCGAAACCTGCATCATCGGCCGCAATGTGCGCCTCTATCAGGGCGTGACCTTAGGCGCGAAGAGCTTCCCGTCCGATGATTCCGGACAGCTGATCAAAGGCATCCCCCGCCATCCCATTGTGGAAGACGACGTCATCGTCTACTCCGGGGCCACCATCCTCGGACGGGTGACCATCGGCGAAGGTTCAGTCATCGGCGGTAACGTCTGGGTGACCAAGTCTGTTGAGGCTGGTGCCAGGTTGCTGCAACGGTAA
- a CDS encoding caspase family protein, whose protein sequence is MKKAISLRLFCLFFVLTMTVMLLSAADCLAQKRLALLIGNSAYKNGPLKNPVNDVAAMDKSLSRVGFDVMVLKDADRATIGRAIDKFGSKLKNYDVGLFYFSGHGLQVNGINYLCPLGMNLQGQSDVPYEAIDAGKVLAKMEDAGNRMNVVILDACRNNPFKRSFRSGRNGLAQMDAPTGSFIAFATSPGRVAYDGKGRNSPYVTHMIGNMNKKGMTIEKFFKQVRRGVMKDTGKKQVPWESSSMVGDFYFAGKGSSGSSSSSQTSSQSSGSQQQQQYTPPPPPKPKKDKAGEVMDMLLN, encoded by the coding sequence ATGAAAAAAGCAATCTCACTCAGGCTGTTCTGTTTATTTTTTGTCTTGACCATGACCGTTATGCTGCTTTCAGCCGCTGATTGTCTGGCCCAGAAACGGCTGGCCCTGCTCATCGGCAACTCGGCCTACAAAAACGGACCGCTGAAAAATCCGGTTAACGATGTGGCGGCCATGGACAAGTCTCTAAGCCGGGTCGGTTTTGATGTCATGGTGCTTAAGGATGCGGACCGGGCGACCATTGGCCGGGCCATCGATAAATTCGGCAGCAAGCTTAAGAACTACGATGTGGGATTGTTTTATTTTTCCGGCCACGGATTGCAGGTTAACGGCATCAACTATCTCTGCCCGTTGGGCATGAATCTTCAAGGCCAGTCCGATGTGCCTTACGAAGCCATTGATGCCGGAAAGGTGCTGGCAAAAATGGAAGATGCCGGGAACCGCATGAACGTGGTTATTCTTGATGCCTGCCGCAACAATCCCTTTAAACGCAGTTTTCGGTCCGGTCGCAACGGTCTGGCCCAGATGGATGCTCCCACCGGATCGTTCATCGCCTTTGCAACTTCACCGGGCCGGGTAGCCTATGACGGCAAGGGCCGCAACAGCCCCTACGTGACCCACATGATCGGCAATATGAACAAAAAAGGCATGACTATTGAAAAATTCTTCAAGCAGGTCCGCCGGGGCGTAATGAAAGATACCGGAAAGAAGCAGGTCCCGTGGGAATCCTCCTCAATGGTCGGTGATTTCTATTTCGCCGGAAAAGGCTCGTCAGGATCATCCTCGTCTTCACAGACTTCAAGTCAGTCTTCCGGCAGCCAGCAACAGCAGCAGTACACCCCTCCGCCGCCTCCCAAGCCTAAGAAGGACAAGGCCGGGGAAGTTATGGATATGTTGTTGAATTAG
- a CDS encoding helix-turn-helix domain-containing protein — MAIEAGSGNVFEDLALDKPDELAYKANIVMEIQQAIKVRGLTQTKAAEICGTDQPTLSKILGGNISLATTDRLFTWLIRLGYMVKITIEPSVSAGHVQICSCR; from the coding sequence ATGGCTATTGAAGCAGGTTCAGGAAATGTTTTTGAAGACCTCGCGCTGGATAAACCGGACGAGCTGGCCTACAAGGCCAATATAGTTATGGAAATACAACAAGCCATAAAAGTGCGCGGCCTTACCCAGACCAAAGCGGCTGAAATATGCGGCACAGACCAGCCTACATTATCAAAAATCCTTGGTGGCAATATCAGTCTGGCAACAACAGACAGGCTCTTCACATGGCTGATAAGGCTCGGGTATATGGTCAAGATTACCATTGAGCCTTCTGTTTCCGCAGGTCATGTGCAGATATGTTCCTGTCGTTAG
- the def gene encoding peptide deformylase translates to MKMEILAYPESSLGEVCARVEEITPELKEQVDNMIETMYEDDGVGLAAPQVGIQKRLIVIDPSGPKERTDLQVIVNPEIVEKSAEKVDSEEACLSCPAFKCTIKRHAEVTVTGTDLEGNELKIEADDFLAIVLQHEIDHLDGTLIVDRVGRLKRAMYDKKVKKWLKNAGK, encoded by the coding sequence ATGAAAATGGAAATATTAGCTTATCCCGAATCGTCTTTGGGTGAAGTATGCGCTCGGGTTGAGGAAATTACTCCTGAGCTTAAGGAGCAGGTCGATAACATGATCGAGACCATGTACGAGGATGACGGCGTGGGCCTTGCGGCTCCGCAGGTCGGCATCCAGAAAAGGCTCATCGTGATCGATCCTTCCGGTCCCAAAGAGCGTACTGATTTGCAGGTTATTGTTAACCCGGAAATCGTTGAAAAGAGTGCTGAGAAAGTTGACTCCGAAGAGGCATGCCTTTCCTGCCCCGCTTTCAAGTGCACCATCAAGCGTCATGCTGAAGTGACCGTTACCGGTACCGACCTTGAAGGCAATGAACTGAAAATCGAAGCTGACGATTTTCTGGCCATTGTGCTGCAGCATGAAATTGACCATCTGGATGGTACTCTCATTGTCGACCGTGTAGGCCGCCTGAAACGTGCAATGTACGATAAGAAGGTAAAAAAATGGCTGAAAAACGCTGGAAAATAG